One window of the Roseovarius sp. THAF9 genome contains the following:
- the gap gene encoding type I glyceraldehyde-3-phosphate dehydrogenase, whose protein sequence is MKIRIAINGFGRIGRGVLRALIENETHDIDVVAINDLAPAETLAHLLKYDSVHGRLKAPINVSDDELRVGRHSIRLTALRNPGDLPWSDVDVAYECTGLFTDRDKAALHLQNGSKRVLISAPGKDADRTVVYGVNHADLTSRDVIVSNASCTTNCLAPVAMVLDAGFGVKTGYMTTIHSFTGDQPSHDSSHKDLYRARAASLSMVPTSTGAARAISLVLPQLAGKLEGSAVRVPTPNVSLIDLTFMPHKTATRDAVNDALRNAASGQLAGILAYEEDPLVSIDFNHDSHSSCVAAAQTAVTADGLVRVVSWYDNEWGFSNRMIDTGRRMGRLLSDAAPQRLAS, encoded by the coding sequence ATGAAGATCAGAATTGCAATCAATGGCTTCGGGCGTATCGGGCGCGGCGTTCTGCGCGCTTTGATCGAAAACGAGACGCACGATATCGACGTCGTTGCAATAAATGACCTCGCACCAGCGGAAACGCTGGCCCATCTGTTGAAATACGACAGCGTGCATGGTCGCCTGAAGGCACCGATAAACGTCTCGGATGATGAGCTTCGTGTCGGACGACACAGTATTCGCCTTACCGCGCTACGCAACCCCGGTGACCTACCCTGGAGCGACGTGGACGTGGCCTATGAATGCACAGGGCTGTTCACGGATCGCGACAAGGCGGCGTTGCACTTGCAGAACGGATCCAAGCGCGTCCTCATTTCGGCCCCTGGAAAGGATGCCGACCGCACGGTGGTTTACGGGGTAAACCATGCCGATCTCACCTCCCGCGACGTAATCGTCTCCAACGCCTCCTGCACCACCAATTGTCTTGCGCCCGTTGCCATGGTTCTTGATGCCGGGTTCGGCGTCAAGACTGGCTACATGACCACGATCCATTCATTCACCGGGGATCAGCCAAGTCACGATAGCAGCCACAAAGACCTCTACCGAGCCCGTGCGGCATCGCTATCCATGGTTCCAACGTCGACCGGGGCCGCGCGCGCCATTTCGCTGGTACTGCCGCAACTTGCAGGCAAGCTCGAAGGGTCTGCAGTGCGGGTACCCACGCCCAACGTGTCGCTCATCGATCTGACCTTCATGCCTCACAAAACTGCTACACGGGACGCTGTGAACGACGCACTGCGCAACGCGGCCTCGGGTCAACTGGCAGGCATCCTCGCCTACGAAGAGGACCCGCTCGTCTCGATCGACTTCAATCACGACTCGCACTCCTCATGCGTGGCCGCGGCCCAGACAGCGGTGACAGCGGACGGGCTGGTACGCGTCGTCAGCTGGTACGATAACGAGTGGGGCTTCTCCAACCGTATGATCGACACGGGCCGACGCATGGGTCGGCTGCTTAGCGACGCGGCCCCCCAAAGGCTGGCAAGCTGA
- the zwf gene encoding glucose-6-phosphate dehydrogenase: protein MVSRVIPVDPFDLVIFGATGDLARRKIIPGLFHRFVVGQMPPEARIIGAARTETTYEAFIQLIRDSLEEFAPKAAEQGREISAFLKTLHYVCVDATGDTGWRELGQILRPNAVRAFYLSVSPTLFGSIASNLSAHGLATPESRIVVEKPFGRDLASAKALNADLRRGFDESQIYRIDHYLGKETVQNLMVLRFANSLWEPLWNSTHIDHVQITVAESLGVEGRGEYYDRSGAMRDMVQNHLMQLLCLTAMEPPARLRPDAVRDEKVKVIEALDPVEPASIARGQYRAANGDGGYRDHAGDPQTLTESFIAMKVNIGNWRWAGTPFYLRTGKKLRARTSEIAITFRDPPHMIFPKMDGRRGNALIIRLQPDEGITLRTTIKEPGPGGMRVAEVSLDMTFAEALGSHAETQDAYERLVMDVIRGDQTLFMRGDEVEAAWAWVDPIIRRWEEYRDVPAPYDAGSAGPEDALMLLHRDGRRWREIQP, encoded by the coding sequence ATGGTGTCGCGCGTCATCCCCGTCGACCCGTTCGACCTGGTTATCTTCGGCGCGACCGGTGACCTTGCGCGGCGCAAGATCATTCCGGGCCTGTTCCACCGTTTCGTTGTGGGACAGATGCCGCCCGAGGCGCGCATCATCGGCGCCGCCCGGACCGAGACGACCTATGAAGCATTTATCCAGCTGATCCGTGACAGCCTCGAAGAATTTGCGCCGAAGGCGGCAGAGCAAGGCCGCGAGATCTCCGCGTTCCTGAAAACGCTGCATTATGTCTGCGTAGATGCCACGGGCGATACGGGGTGGCGCGAACTGGGCCAGATTTTGCGCCCCAACGCGGTGCGGGCCTTCTATCTATCGGTCTCGCCCACGCTCTTCGGCTCGATCGCAAGCAATCTGAGTGCGCACGGTCTTGCCACGCCCGAGAGCCGGATCGTCGTGGAAAAGCCTTTTGGTCGCGACCTTGCCTCAGCAAAGGCGCTGAACGCGGATTTGCGACGCGGCTTCGACGAGAGCCAGATCTATCGGATCGATCACTACCTGGGCAAGGAAACCGTGCAGAACTTGATGGTGCTGCGCTTTGCCAACTCACTGTGGGAGCCGTTGTGGAATTCCACGCATATCGACCACGTACAGATCACCGTGGCCGAAAGCCTCGGCGTCGAGGGCCGGGGCGAATACTATGACCGTTCCGGCGCCATGCGGGACATGGTGCAGAACCACCTGATGCAGCTCCTGTGCCTCACGGCGATGGAGCCACCTGCGCGGTTAAGGCCCGATGCGGTACGCGACGAGAAAGTCAAGGTGATCGAGGCGCTCGATCCTGTAGAGCCCGCCAGTATCGCCCGAGGACAATATCGCGCCGCGAACGGCGACGGCGGGTATCGCGATCACGCAGGCGACCCGCAAACCCTGACCGAAAGCTTCATCGCCATGAAGGTCAATATCGGTAACTGGCGCTGGGCTGGAACGCCCTTTTACCTGCGAACTGGGAAGAAGCTGCGTGCGCGCACCTCCGAGATTGCGATCACGTTTCGCGACCCACCGCACATGATCTTTCCCAAGATGGACGGTCGCCGCGGCAATGCTCTTATTATCAGGCTGCAGCCGGACGAGGGCATCACTTTGCGCACAACGATCAAGGAACCGGGGCCCGGCGGTATGCGCGTGGCCGAAGTCTCGCTCGACATGACCTTTGCCGAGGCGCTCGGCTCCCATGCCGAGACTCAGGATGCCTACGAGCGGCTGGTGATGGACGTTATTCGCGGTGATCAGACACTCTTCATGCGTGGGGATGAGGTCGAGGCCGCCTGGGCCTGGGTCGACCCGATCATCCGCCGATGGGAGGAATACCGCGATGTGCCCGCGCCCTATGATGCCGGTAGTGCTGGACCGGAAGATGCGCTGATGCTGCTACATCGCGACGGACGCCGCTGGCGCGAAATACAGCCATGA
- the edd gene encoding phosphogluconate dehydratase: MTAVNDTVKRVTERIIARSEPTRTLHLSNMEAARAKGPARAHLSCSGQAHAYAASGPDKDRLAATGAGNLGIVTAYNDMLSAHQPFERFPDLIRQAAREVGGTAQVAGGVPAMCDGVTQGEAGMELSLFSRDVIALAASVALSHNTFDAAVFLGVCDKIVPGLVIAAQAFGHLPAVFMPAGPMESGLPNDEKAKVRQEFAAGEVGRDALMAAEMASYHGPGTCTFYGTANTNQMLMEFMGLHLPGASFVTPNTGLRDALTREGAKRALSLSALGNDYTPVCDILDERAFVNGIVGLNATGGSTNLLIHLIAMARAGGIILDWQDFSELSDITPLMARVYPNGLADVNHFHAAGGLGYMIGDLLKSGLLHPDTKTVAGAGLENYTKDPVFKDGELSWHDGLDESLNDKILRPASDPFQPTGGLRRLAGSLGTSVMKISAVAAEHHVIEAPVRVFHDQEAVKAAFKAGELADDVIVVVRFQGPKANGMPELHSLTPLLSILQGRGQKVALVTDGRMSGASGKVPAAIHVCPEAVDGGPIAKLQDGDRMRIDATQGTLDILTPGVSERPAVTADLSANAAGTGRELFATFRNTVGSATTGATIFGD; encoded by the coding sequence ATGACCGCAGTAAACGACACGGTTAAGCGGGTGACAGAGCGGATTATCGCTCGGAGTGAACCCACACGGACGCTTCATTTGAGCAACATGGAGGCCGCGCGTGCCAAGGGACCGGCGCGCGCGCATCTGTCCTGCAGCGGGCAGGCGCATGCCTATGCGGCGTCCGGGCCCGACAAGGACAGGCTGGCCGCCACCGGCGCGGGCAACCTCGGGATCGTGACGGCTTATAACGACATGCTGTCGGCGCATCAGCCCTTCGAACGTTTCCCCGATCTGATCCGCCAGGCCGCGCGCGAGGTCGGCGGCACCGCCCAGGTCGCGGGCGGGGTTCCGGCGATGTGCGACGGGGTCACACAGGGCGAAGCGGGGATGGAACTGTCGCTTTTCTCGCGCGACGTCATCGCGCTGGCCGCTTCCGTTGCACTCAGCCATAATACCTTCGACGCCGCCGTGTTTCTTGGCGTCTGCGACAAGATCGTGCCGGGGCTGGTGATTGCGGCGCAGGCCTTCGGACACCTTCCGGCTGTGTTCATGCCCGCGGGTCCGATGGAAAGCGGCCTGCCCAATGACGAAAAGGCCAAGGTCCGCCAGGAATTCGCGGCAGGCGAAGTGGGCCGCGATGCGCTGATGGCGGCCGAAATGGCGTCCTATCACGGGCCAGGCACCTGCACCTTCTACGGCACGGCCAATACCAACCAGATGCTGATGGAATTCATGGGCCTCCACCTGCCCGGGGCCAGCTTCGTGACACCCAATACCGGCCTGCGCGACGCGCTGACGCGCGAAGGCGCCAAGCGCGCGCTCAGCCTCAGTGCGCTGGGCAATGACTACACGCCGGTCTGCGATATCCTTGATGAACGCGCCTTCGTGAACGGGATCGTGGGGCTCAATGCCACCGGCGGGTCCACCAATCTGCTCATTCATCTTATCGCCATGGCCCGGGCGGGCGGGATCATCCTCGATTGGCAGGACTTCTCGGAACTGAGCGACATCACGCCGCTGATGGCACGCGTCTATCCCAATGGTCTGGCCGACGTGAACCATTTCCACGCCGCGGGGGGCCTTGGCTACATGATCGGTGATCTTCTCAAGTCGGGCCTGTTGCACCCTGACACCAAGACCGTCGCGGGCGCCGGGCTTGAGAACTACACGAAAGATCCCGTTTTCAAGGACGGCGAACTCAGCTGGCACGACGGCCTCGACGAAAGCCTGAACGACAAGATTCTGCGCCCCGCCAGCGATCCGTTCCAGCCCACCGGCGGGCTGAGGCGCCTGGCCGGATCGCTTGGAACGTCGGTCATGAAGATCTCTGCCGTCGCGGCCGAGCATCACGTTATCGAAGCGCCCGTGCGTGTGTTCCACGATCAGGAAGCGGTGAAGGCCGCCTTTAAGGCCGGCGAGTTGGCGGACGACGTGATCGTGGTTGTCCGCTTTCAAGGCCCCAAGGCCAACGGCATGCCTGAACTGCACAGTCTGACGCCGCTTCTGTCGATCCTTCAAGGGCGTGGACAGAAAGTGGCTCTTGTCACTGATGGGCGCATGTCGGGTGCATCTGGCAAGGTTCCCGCCGCAATCCACGTCTGTCCCGAGGCGGTGGATGGTGGGCCAATTGCAAAACTTCAAGACGGCGACCGAATGCGCATCGATGCGACGCAAGGCACGCTCGACATCCTGACGCCCGGCGTGTCGGAGAGACCCGCGGTCACTGCCGACCTTTCAGCAAATGCCGCGGGTACAGGTCGCGAGCTTTTCGCGACATTCCGCAACACGGTCGGATCCGCCACCACCGGCGCGACCATCTTCGGAGACTGA
- the eda gene encoding bifunctional 4-hydroxy-2-oxoglutarate aldolase/2-dehydro-3-deoxy-phosphogluconate aldolase, producing the protein MTLSPKNASQRTREICALAPIIPVLVVEDVTTARPLAEALVAGGLPALEVTLRTPAALEAIQTMSEVTGGHVGAGTLITPEDVRAAKAAGATFGVSPGATDELLAACEAEDLPLLPGAATATEAMRLLTRGYDTLKFFPAEASGGALALKAIGAPLPQITFCPTGGVNLANALSYLKLPNVLCAGGSWVAPQQLIDAGDWAAIETLATDAAQLGTSA; encoded by the coding sequence ATGACGCTTTCGCCCAAAAATGCCAGCCAGCGTACCCGTGAAATCTGTGCTCTGGCCCCGATCATTCCGGTCCTTGTGGTCGAGGACGTGACGACAGCGCGGCCCTTGGCCGAAGCACTGGTGGCCGGCGGTCTGCCCGCTTTGGAAGTTACACTGCGCACCCCGGCTGCGCTGGAGGCTATCCAAACCATGAGCGAGGTCACCGGCGGACATGTCGGCGCCGGAACACTGATCACCCCCGAGGATGTCCGCGCGGCCAAGGCCGCCGGTGCCACTTTCGGCGTATCCCCCGGCGCCACGGACGAGCTGCTGGCCGCCTGTGAAGCCGAAGACCTGCCGCTCTTACCTGGCGCAGCCACAGCAACCGAAGCGATGCGCCTGCTGACACGCGGATATGACACGCTCAAGTTCTTCCCCGCCGAGGCATCGGGCGGGGCGCTCGCGCTCAAGGCCATCGGCGCGCCCCTGCCGCAGATCACCTTCTGCCCCACAGGCGGCGTCAACCTTGCCAACGCACTCTCTTATCTGAAGCTGCCCAATGTTCTCTGCGCAGGGGGAAGCTGGGTTGCACCGCAACAGCTTATCGACGCGGGCGATTGGGCCGCCATCGAGACACTTGCCACAGATGCCGCGCAACTGGGAACCTCCGCATGA
- the pgi gene encoding glucose-6-phosphate isomerase, with translation MTDIWRQLEQNHAEGSERSILSLFDDPDRIRDFSVETDGMLLDFSKTNIDQQALALLVDLAAAAGVAQKRDAMFDGAKINTTENRAVLHTALRSHDTAPLLVDGEDVRPSITETLRRMEGFATDIRKGKITGATGAPFTDVVNIGIGGSDLGPAMATRALAPYHDGPRCHFVSNVDEAHIADTLRPLDPARTLIIVASKTFTTIETMTNAATAIDWLRQGVGDDTGVHLAAVSTALDKTAELGIAPERVFGFADWVGGRYSLWGPVGLPIMLAIGPDNFRVFLSGAAAMDAHFRTAAFARNLPVLMGLVGVWHRNICGYATRAVLPYDQRLSRLPAYLQQLDMESNGKRVSIDGKVLTHETGPVVWGEPGTNGQHAFYQLLHQGTEVVPAEFLIAADGHESHLSGHHDLLKANCLAQSEALMVGRSFDEAMKIAAALGFEGQDRRIQAAQRTFPGNRPSITLAYPKLTPFVLGQIIALYEHRVFVEGVVWGINSFDQWGVELGKELANALIPLIQGAPAGGKDASTRKLIHALCS, from the coding sequence ATGACAGATATCTGGCGACAGCTTGAACAGAATCACGCTGAAGGAAGCGAGCGGTCCATTCTAAGCCTGTTCGACGATCCCGACCGCATCCGCGATTTTTCCGTCGAAACTGATGGCATGCTGCTGGATTTCTCCAAGACCAATATCGATCAGCAGGCGCTGGCGTTGCTGGTTGATCTGGCGGCGGCGGCGGGTGTGGCACAAAAGCGTGACGCGATGTTCGATGGCGCGAAGATCAACACGACCGAAAACCGGGCGGTCCTGCACACCGCGCTGCGCTCACATGACACGGCACCGCTCCTCGTCGATGGCGAAGACGTGCGCCCGAGCATCACTGAAACCCTGCGTCGGATGGAAGGTTTCGCAACAGACATTCGCAAGGGCAAAATCACCGGCGCAACCGGCGCCCCCTTCACCGATGTGGTCAATATCGGCATCGGTGGCTCCGATCTCGGACCAGCCATGGCAACGCGCGCTCTGGCGCCATACCACGACGGGCCGCGCTGCCACTTCGTCTCGAATGTAGACGAAGCGCATATTGCCGACACGCTCCGACCGCTCGATCCGGCCCGCACGCTGATCATCGTCGCCTCCAAGACGTTCACCACGATCGAGACAATGACCAATGCCGCGACGGCTATCGATTGGCTGCGCCAAGGCGTGGGCGACGACACAGGCGTACATCTGGCTGCCGTGTCGACCGCTTTGGACAAGACCGCCGAACTGGGGATCGCCCCGGAGCGGGTCTTCGGCTTCGCCGACTGGGTCGGCGGGCGCTATTCGCTCTGGGGGCCGGTCGGGTTGCCCATCATGCTGGCAATCGGCCCGGATAACTTCCGCGTGTTCCTGTCGGGCGCAGCCGCAATGGACGCCCATTTCCGCACAGCCGCGTTTGCCCGAAACCTGCCGGTTCTGATGGGGCTCGTGGGTGTCTGGCACCGCAATATCTGTGGCTATGCAACGCGTGCGGTGCTGCCCTATGATCAACGTCTGTCGCGCCTGCCGGCCTACCTGCAACAACTGGACATGGAGAGCAACGGCAAGCGTGTATCCATCGACGGCAAGGTTCTCACGCACGAGACAGGCCCCGTGGTCTGGGGGGAACCCGGCACGAACGGGCAACATGCCTTCTACCAGCTTCTGCACCAGGGAACCGAAGTTGTTCCCGCAGAATTCCTGATCGCGGCGGACGGCCACGAATCCCATCTGAGTGGGCATCATGACCTGCTCAAGGCGAATTGCTTGGCCCAGTCCGAAGCGCTGATGGTCGGACGGTCTTTTGACGAGGCGATGAAAATAGCCGCCGCGCTTGGCTTTGAGGGTCAAGATCGAAGGATACAGGCAGCGCAACGCACATTTCCCGGCAACCGCCCGTCCATCACGCTCGCCTATCCCAAGCTGACTCCATTCGTACTGGGACAGATTATCGCCCTTTATGAACATCGCGTATTCGTCGAAGGTGTGGTCTGGGGCATCAACTCCTTCGATCAGTGGGGGGTGGAGCTTGGAAAGGAGCTGGCAAATGCTCTAATTCCACTTATTCAGGGTGCGCCTGCCGGCGGCAAAGACGCGTCGACGCGGAAGCTAATCCATGCGTTGTGCAGCTAA
- a CDS encoding IS3 family transposase (programmed frameshift), translated as MNKRSGTSKDAADKLVRGIKRKTRKHYSAEEKIRIVLAGMRGEESIAALCRREGIAESLYYSWSKEFLEAGKNRLAGDTARQATAPEVKELRSEAAALKEVVAELTLENRLLKKKHVRGWGGRRMRYPASEKLEIIRTVEASHLPVRRTLTMLGIPSSTYYQWYARWADGGVDALRDTSPRPRAVWNRIPDEIRDAFVEFALDHEDLTPRELAVKYTDEKRYFVSESSAYRILKAQDLITAPAHVVIRAADEFRDKTTRPNELWQTDFTYLKVIGWGWFYLSTILDDYSRYIIAWKLCTTMKAVDVTDTLDLALEASGCAHATVVHKPRLLSDNGSSYVAADLTDYLDTKGMDHVRGAPHHPQTQGKIERWHQTMKNRVLLENYYLPGDLERQIGDFVGYYNTRRYHESLDNLTPADVYHGRGRTILKMREEIKKQTIRKRRLQHKAAVA; from the exons ATGAACAAGAGATCCGGAACATCCAAGGATGCTGCTGACAAGCTTGTTAGGGGTATCAAGCGTAAGACCCGCAAGCACTACTCGGCGGAGGAGAAGATCCGCATCGTGCTTGCCGGGATGCGGGGCGAAGAAAGCATAGCGGCCCTGTGCCGTCGTGAAGGGATCGCTGAGAGCCTTTATTACAGCTGGTCGAAGGAGTTTCTTGAGGCTGGGAAGAACCGGCTGGCGGGTGACACAGCCCGTCAGGCGACAGCTCCCGAGGTCAAGGAACTGCGCTCTGAGGCAGCCGCGCTGAAAGAAGTGGTCGCGGAGCTGACACTGGAGAACAGGCTGCTCA AAAAAAAGCACGTTCGGGGATGGGGAGGACGACGCATGAGATACCCAGCCTCGGAGAAGCTCGAGATCATTCGGACAGTCGAAGCCTCGCATTTGCCGGTCAGGCGGACCCTGACCATGCTCGGCATTCCCAGCAGCACCTATTACCAGTGGTATGCGCGGTGGGCCGATGGCGGCGTTGACGCTTTGCGTGACACGTCCCCGCGGCCTCGGGCGGTGTGGAACCGCATCCCGGACGAGATCCGCGACGCCTTCGTTGAGTTCGCGCTGGATCATGAGGATCTGACGCCACGGGAATTGGCGGTCAAATACACCGATGAGAAACGGTATTTTGTATCTGAGTCCTCGGCATACCGCATTCTCAAGGCCCAGGACCTGATCACGGCTCCGGCCCATGTGGTGATCCGTGCCGCCGATGAGTTCCGGGACAAGACAACTCGGCCCAACGAACTCTGGCAAACCGACTTCACCTATCTCAAGGTCATCGGTTGGGGCTGGTTCTATCTCAGCACGATCCTCGACGATTACAGCCGCTACATCATCGCGTGGAAGCTCTGCACGACAATGAAGGCCGTGGATGTGACGGACACGCTGGATCTGGCGCTGGAGGCCTCGGGCTGTGCTCATGCGACAGTCGTTCACAAGCCCCGGCTGCTCAGCGACAACGGCTCGTCCTACGTTGCGGCCGACCTGACCGACTACCTCGATACCAAAGGTATGGATCACGTCCGCGGAGCGCCGCACCACCCACAGACCCAGGGCAAGATCGAACGCTGGCACCAGACCATGAAGAACCGGGTTCTGCTGGAGAACTACTATCTGCCGGGGGATCTTGAACGCCAGATCGGCGACTTCGTCGGATACTACAACACTCGGCGATACCACGAGAGCTTGGATAACCTGACGCCGGCTGACGTCTACCACGGTCGGGGTCGGACGATCCTGAAAATGAGAGAGGAGATCAAGAAACAGACAATCCGAAAGCGCCGGTTGCAGCACAAAGCCGCGGTCGCCTAA
- a CDS encoding DNA methyltransferase yields the protein MTPQDFITKWRNTELKERSASQSHFNDLCRLLELDDPTTADGKGEWFTFEKGASKTSGGEGWADVWRKDCFAWEYKGKRANLDKAFDQLLQYSIALENPPLLIVSDMDVIRIHTNWTNTVQQTHTLTLEDLKDAANRSKLRNAFLKPEAFKPTKTRQLVTEQAAQNFANLAQRLRERGHDPQKVAHFVNRLVFCMFAEDVELLPNKMFEEMIKAARPDPASFATHAKTLFTAMKDGGLVGFTKVEWFNGGLFDNDDVLPLEWEDLDDLIRAAHLDWSDIDPSILGTLFERGLDPDKRSQLGAHYTDRDKIMQIVNPVVVEPLLAEWTEVKTQIKAALSKAESAKSRSARTRAEKEAERLHATFLERLRGFRVLDPACGSGNFLYLSLLALKDIEHRTNLEAEAMGLPRGFPTIGPESVKGIELNSYAAELARVSVWVGEIQWMRRNGFNAARNPILRPLGTIEHRDAVLAADGSKADWPDADVVVGNPPFLGNKRMMSALGESYVTELRKAWREVPGGVDLVAYWFAKAWEMLEEGRLRRAGLVSTNSIRAGANREVLKPMVEGGQIFDAWSDEPWTVDGAAVRVSMISFDKDQSVRPRLNGVEVDRISSDLSELGPANMDLTNAEVLTRNASKAFIGDQKSGPFEVSRELALKLLARPQNPNGRTNGDVVRPWLNGMDVTRRPSGKWIIDFGPNMPMSDAALYEEPFQIVQALVKPKRDGLRRDNHREYWWIHGEARPGMRRALKGLFRFVVTPRVAKHRFFVWADKSALADSRLVVIAAEDDATFGVLSSKLHELWSLATCSWHGVGNDPTYNAKSCFETFPFPVGMTPDIPASDCVGDPRAQKIAEAAAELNRLRENWLNPPDLVDRVPEVVEGYPDRLIPKDDKAAKELKKRTLTNLYNVRPAWLDHACKALDEAVAEAYGWGDDWRSGALTEDEILARLFKLNQERATENLK from the coding sequence ATGACGCCTCAAGACTTTATCACCAAATGGCGCAATACCGAACTCAAGGAGCGCTCCGCATCTCAATCGCATTTCAATGACTTGTGCCGTTTGCTGGAACTGGACGACCCGACAACGGCTGACGGTAAGGGCGAATGGTTTACCTTCGAGAAAGGCGCATCCAAGACTAGTGGCGGTGAAGGCTGGGCCGACGTCTGGCGCAAGGATTGCTTCGCGTGGGAATATAAGGGCAAACGGGCCAATCTGGACAAGGCGTTTGACCAGCTTTTGCAGTATTCCATCGCACTAGAAAACCCGCCGCTTTTGATAGTGTCGGACATGGATGTAATACGTATCCATACAAACTGGACCAACACGGTACAGCAAACGCACACCCTGACATTGGAAGACCTCAAAGACGCCGCGAACCGCAGTAAGCTGCGGAATGCCTTTCTGAAACCTGAGGCTTTTAAGCCCACAAAGACCCGGCAATTGGTAACCGAACAAGCGGCGCAGAACTTTGCCAATCTTGCCCAACGTCTGCGGGAACGAGGTCATGACCCGCAAAAGGTGGCACATTTCGTAAACCGCCTCGTGTTCTGTATGTTCGCCGAGGACGTTGAGCTTCTGCCGAACAAGATGTTCGAAGAAATGATAAAGGCTGCGCGACCTGATCCCGCCAGCTTCGCAACACATGCGAAAACGTTGTTCACGGCGATGAAGGACGGCGGCCTAGTAGGGTTTACAAAGGTCGAGTGGTTTAACGGTGGTCTCTTTGACAACGACGATGTGTTGCCACTTGAATGGGAAGATTTAGACGACCTCATTCGTGCCGCGCATCTGGATTGGTCAGACATTGATCCATCCATCCTCGGCACGCTGTTCGAGCGCGGGCTTGACCCGGACAAACGGTCTCAGCTCGGCGCGCACTACACCGACCGCGACAAGATCATGCAAATCGTCAATCCGGTGGTGGTGGAGCCGCTGCTTGCCGAATGGACTGAGGTGAAAACCCAGATTAAAGCCGCGCTGAGCAAAGCGGAGAGCGCCAAGTCACGCTCTGCTAGGACCAGGGCCGAGAAAGAAGCCGAACGCCTCCATGCCACGTTTCTGGAGCGTCTGAGAGGCTTCCGAGTGCTCGACCCTGCGTGTGGGTCCGGCAACTTCCTGTACCTGTCCCTCTTGGCGCTGAAGGACATTGAACACCGCACTAATCTTGAAGCTGAGGCCATGGGCTTGCCGCGCGGATTCCCGACCATAGGGCCCGAAAGCGTGAAGGGGATCGAACTGAACTCTTATGCCGCCGAACTGGCGCGTGTGTCGGTATGGGTCGGCGAAATCCAGTGGATGCGCCGGAACGGTTTCAATGCGGCCCGAAACCCGATTCTCCGCCCGTTAGGCACCATCGAACACCGGGACGCCGTACTTGCAGCGGACGGGTCCAAAGCTGACTGGCCGGATGCTGACGTGGTGGTCGGAAATCCACCGTTCCTAGGAAACAAGCGAATGATGTCGGCGCTGGGAGAGAGCTATGTCACAGAACTTCGCAAAGCATGGAGAGAAGTGCCCGGGGGTGTCGACCTAGTCGCATACTGGTTCGCGAAGGCATGGGAGATGTTAGAGGAAGGGCGCTTGAGGCGAGCAGGTCTGGTTTCGACAAACTCAATACGCGCTGGGGCAAACCGCGAAGTCCTCAAACCCATGGTAGAGGGAGGGCAAATCTTTGATGCTTGGTCCGATGAGCCATGGACCGTCGATGGAGCTGCCGTTCGGGTTTCAATGATTTCCTTTGATAAGGACCAGTCTGTCAGGCCGCGCCTCAATGGAGTTGAAGTAGATCGAATCTCGTCGGACCTCTCAGAATTGGGGCCTGCGAACATGGACCTGACGAATGCCGAGGTTCTGACGCGGAATGCATCGAAGGCTTTCATCGGCGATCAGAAAAGCGGTCCATTCGAGGTCAGCCGAGAATTGGCGTTAAAATTGCTTGCGCGCCCCCAGAATCCCAATGGGCGAACAAATGGAGATGTGGTTCGACCTTGGCTTAACGGTATGGACGTAACCCGACGACCGAGCGGCAAATGGATCATCGATTTTGGACCAAATATGCCCATGAGTGACGCCGCTCTATATGAAGAGCCGTTCCAGATCGTGCAGGCACTGGTGAAGCCTAAGCGTGACGGATTACGGCGAGACAATCACCGAGAGTACTGGTGGATTCATGGCGAGGCACGTCCGGGAATGCGGCGCGCTCTGAAGGGCTTATTCCGTTTTGTTGTTACACCCCGAGTTGCAAAGCACCGGTTCTTTGTATGGGCGGACAAGAGCGCTTTGGCAGATAGCAGGCTGGTCGTGATCGCTGCAGAAGACGATGCGACGTTTGGTGTCCTTAGTTCAAAGCTTCATGAGCTTTGGTCTTTAGCGACGTGCTCTTGGCATGGTGTTGGCAATGATCCTACGTACAATGCGAAAAGCTGCTTCGAGACATTTCCGTTCCCGGTCGGCATGACGCCAGACATTCCCGCATCCGATTGCGTAGGCGACCCGCGCGCCCAGAAAATCGCCGAAGCCGCCGCAGAGCTTAACCGCCTTCGCGAAAATTGGTTGAATCCGCCTGACCTCGTGGACCGGGTTCCCGAAGTGGTCGAAGGCTACCCTGACCGGCTGATACCAAAAGACGACAAGGCCGCGAAGGAACTCAAGAAGCGCACCCTGACCAACCTCTACAACGTCCGCCCCGCATGGCTTGACCACGCCTGCAAGGCTTTGGACGAAGCGGTGGCCGAAGCCTACGGCTGGGGCGACGACTGGCGCTCAGGTGCGCTGACAGAAGATGAAATCCTAGCCCGTTTGTTCAAGCTCAACCAAGAGCGGGCTACGGAAAATCTGAAGTAA